TCAACAGCCCAGAGCTGACCATCGCTATCAGATGCTATGATATCAACCTCTCCAACCTCTATATTGTTAACAAAAACCTTTTTATGTGTTTCAATAACTCTAAAACCAAGTTCTTCAAGAACCCTAGCCGCTATCCTTTCACTACTAACCCATCTACTAGTTGGTGAAAGTCTGCGATGACTCTCACTCAATGTTTATTCCCATAGATATAAATATAGCTTTACCACTATAATAATCTTTTCTATCTATATATAGTTCCAACAAGCAATACGCCTACTCCCCTGTACAATTATTTTCGGCATAGTATGTTCACATACATCTTTTTTATATGGACATATAGGATGAATGGGGCAGCCTATAGAAGAATATTCTATCTCTTTAATCTCTTTAAATCTCGATGAATCTATTAAAAGCTTTGTATATGGATGGAGAGGCTCCTCCATAATCTCATCTGTAGGGCCTTCCTCAACTAGATATCCCCTTATAATTATCCCAATTCTATTTGCCAAAAAACTTACAACTCTAAGATCATGTGATACAAGGAGATATGTATAGTTCATAGACTCTTGCAGATCTTTCAATAGATATAAAATCTGTGCTTGTGTAACTGTATCTAAACTCGATGTAGGTTCATCTAATAGAACAATCATAGGTTTTGCAGCAAGAGCTCTTGCTATAACAACTCTCTGAAGCATTCCTCCACTAAGCTCATGTGGATACATATCCAAAACATTATTTGGAAGACCTGTTAATGATATCAAGGTCTCAATTATATTTGAGAAATCAGTATTATCTCTTTTTAAAATTCGTAGTGGTTCCAATATGATATCTCTTACTTTCATCTTAGGATTAACAGCTTGAAAAGGATCTTGTGAAACATATCCTATTTTTCTCAAGACCTCTCTTTTCCTCGGATCATCTTTACTAATATCAATATTATCAACTATTATCTCTCCTTTAAGAGGCTTTATAATACCTATTATAGCTTTCAATATCGTACTCTTACCACTACCAGATTCACCAACAAGACCATATACCTCACCTCTATTAACATAAAACGACATATCTTTAACTGCTATAAATATTTCATAACCTATTCCATGCTTCTTAGGAATCTTATAACCAATCCACACATTGTTAAATCTTATTATCTCTCTAGAAATATTCTCCAACATGCAACACCTCTATTATTCACATATCTCATCTCTGGATGGACACTACATTTACCAAATACATATGGACATCTTTCACTATATATACATCCAATACCACTAATCTTCCCACCTATAGACTTCATAAAATTCGACATTCTATCCTTTTTTGAAAGTTTTGAAGCATCTATCAATTCCTGTGTATATGGATGATAAGGTCTTTCAATTAATTCCTTTGTTTCACCAAATTCCAATATATACCCTCTATACATAATAGCTATCTTATCACAAATCTTAGAAGCTAATAAAATATCATGTGTAATCATAATCAACGTTATGTTTCTCTCCCTAACAATTCTACTAATAAGAGTTGCTATAAGCCCTCTTAGATATGCATCCAAACTACTAGTAGGTTCATCAGCAACTATAATCTTTGAATTAAGGGCTATAGCCAATGCTATAATTACCCTCTGTGCCATCCCCCCAGAAAGTTGATGTGGATATCTGTTTAGCACATCTCTTGGAAGCTCTACATAATCGAGAGAACTATAAATAATCCTCCTTATCTCATCCTTCGTGATACCTCTATATCTAGCTCTAATCGCATCAAAAAATATCTCATTTATGGTAATAAATGGGTTTAGTGATGATAAAGGATTTTGCGGAATTCTTACAACAATCTTCCCATGGATATCCCTATAATCTCTCTTTTCATTATCTATAACTATCTTGTCAAAAACCCTTAGAATACCCTTAGAGACAGTATAAGGTGGTAGTAAACCAGCAATAGCATTTCCTAGTGTTGATTTACCACTACCAGATTCACCAACAATACATATAGAGGCACCGATAGGTACATTCATTGATACACCCTTTACTGCCCATAGAACTCCATAGTCAGTCTCATAACCTATTGAAAGATCCTTCATTTCTATAGCAGTACTATCTAGAACCATAATCTCCACCTCCTCCTTATGAGGGGGCTATAGTTTTCGCTAATGCTATCACCTATGAATATTAAGCCTATGGCTAATAACGATATGAAGAGACCTGGGAAGAAGCTAATCCACCAATAGCTTCTAATATATCTAATTCCATAGCCTATTATTAGACCCCAATCTGGAAAATCTATTGAACTTACTGATGAGGCTCCTATAAGGAAATTAATAGATGCTATCTCAATTAGTACTGAACCTGCATCACTAACAGCTTGAACTAGTATTGTAGGTGCAACATTGGGGAAGATATGTCTTAGTACTATATATGATTTCGGATACCCAAATAATTTGCTTAGAACAACAAATTCTAGTTCTCTAACCTGTCTAACTATAACATATGTAAGTCTAGCATACCATGACCACCAAGATAATATTAGTGCTAGTATAACGGATATAAGTCCTCTACCAATAATTGTTATAAATGCTGCCGCCAATAATATTGACGGAACCACAAGAAAAAGTTCTATGATGTATGACAATAAGATTTCTATAGCTCTACCATAGAATCCCGCTATAATACCTAGGAATAGACCTAGAAAAACGCTTACCACTATAACAATTGTAGTTTGTAGCAATGCTGTTGGGGTTCCCATAATAATTCTACTAAGAAGATCTCTCCCCATATCATCTGTACCTAGTAGGTGTTTTATAGATGTACAGCTAAATGGAAGACAAGGTGGAAGACCTACTCTACTCCTAGCCTCTTCCGTAACCAGCCCCATACCCTCATCTGGATATGGTGCTATATAAGAAGAAAATATTGCGATAACTATAATAGGAATTATTATAGCTATACCTACTCTAAACTTGATACTTCTTTTTGCTAGATTCACTATATCTCTATAAAGCTTTACTAACAAATTAAATTTCCTCATAATCTCACCCTAGGATCAATAATTGCTTGAACAATATCGGAAATAGTATTAACAACAATGAATACTATAGTTACGACACTCATCATACCTATTATTAGTGGATAATCATTATATGGTATAGCTTTCACTATAGCACTTCCAATACCTTCTCTACCAAATATACTTTCAACTGTAGCTGCATCAATAATAGTATAAGCAAATATCATTCCAGTCATCTGTATAATGCTAGGTAGAACCCCTCTTAAAGCATATTTAAATAGAATTATTCTTCTAGATATCCCATATGAAATAGCCTGTTTTACATATTCATCATTTAGTCTTTCAGAAAGATTATACCTAATTATTCTACCAATTAAGCTCGCTGGATAGAGTGCTATAACTATTGCTGGTGGTATTAGCCTCCGTAATACATCTAGAAATATATCCAGTCTTCCTGCCAATAAGCTATCTATGGTATAAAAACTTGTAATAGTGTTTATCTCTATAGAGTAGCTAGGGCTTATCCTACCAAAAACATTTATATTGAAATTCTGAAGAATGAGGAAAAATATTATTGCTATCCAAAAACGGGGAATGGATAAGGTTATACACATAAATGTATATAGAGATTCTCCAACATAGCTATCTCTATATAGTGCAGAGTATATTCCAAGTATTAGACTTAGAGGAATAGCGAATAGAAAACCGAAGAATAGCAGTTCTAATGTAGCCATAAGATTTCTAGCTATGACTATGACTACCGGTTGCTTAAACCTTATTGATACTCCCCAATCACCAGCAAAGAATCTAGTTATATGAATAGCTATCTGCATCCATAAGGGTTTATCTAGTCCCAGCTCTTTTACAGCATTCTCTATTGCTTCTTCAGCCTT
Above is a genomic segment from Ignisphaera aggregans DSM 17230 containing:
- a CDS encoding oligopeptide/dipeptide ABC transporter, ATPase subunit (COGs: COG0444 ABC-type dipeptide/oligopeptide/nickel transport system ATPase component~InterProIPR013563:IPR003439:IPR003593:IPR017871:IPR 010066~KEGG: smr:Smar_0342 oligopeptide/dipeptide ABC transporter, ATPase subunit~PFAM: ABC transporter related; Oligopeptide/dipeptide ABC transporter domain protein~SMART: AAA ATPase~SPTR: B5IS01 Oligopeptide/dipeptide transporter domain family protein~TIGRFAM: oligopeptide/dipeptide ABC transporter, ATPase subunit~PFAM: ABC transporter; Oligopeptide/dipeptide transporter, C-terminal region), producing the protein MLENISREIIRFNNVWIGYKIPKKHGIGYEIFIAVKDMSFYVNRGEVYGLVGESGSGKSTILKAIIGIIKPLKGEIIVDNIDISKDDPRKREVLRKIGYVSQDPFQAVNPKMKVRDIILEPLRILKRDNTDFSNIIETLISLTGLPNNVLDMYPHELSGGMLQRVVIARALAAKPMIVLLDEPTSSLDTVTQAQILYLLKDLQESMNYTYLLVSHDLRVVSFLANRIGIIIRGYLVEEGPTDEIMEEPLHPYTKLLIDSSRFKEIKEIEYSSIGCPIHPICPYKKDVCEHTMPKIIVQGSRRIACWNYI
- a CDS encoding ABC transporter related (COGs: COG0444 ABC-type dipeptide/oligopeptide/nickel transport system ATPase component~InterPro IPR013563:IPR003439:IPR003593:IPR017871~KEGG: dka:DKAM_0234 oligopeptide/dipeptide ABC transporter, ATPase subunit~PFAM: ABC transporter related; Oligopeptide/dipeptide ABC transporter domain protein~SMART: AAA ATPase~SPTR: B8D313 Oligopeptide/dipeptide ABC transporter, ATPase subunit~PFAM: ABC transporter; Oligopeptide/dipeptide transporter, C-terminal region) encodes the protein MVLDSTAIEMKDLSIGYETDYGVLWAVKGVSMNVPIGASICIVGESGSGKSTLGNAIAGLLPPYTVSKGILRVFDKIVIDNEKRDYRDIHGKIVVRIPQNPLSSLNPFITINEIFFDAIRARYRGITKDEIRRIIYSSLDYVELPRDVLNRYPHQLSGGMAQRVIIALAIALNSKIIVADEPTSSLDAYLRGLIATLISRIVRERNITLIMITHDILLASKICDKIAIMYRGYILEFGETKELIERPYHPYTQELIDASKLSKKDRMSNFMKSIGGKISGIGCIYSERCPYVFGKCSVHPEMRYVNNRGVACWRIFLER
- a CDS encoding binding-protein-dependent transport systems inner membrane component (COGs: COG1173 ABC-type dipeptide/oligopeptide/nickel transport systems permease components~InterPro IPR000515~KEGG: smr:Smar_0272 binding-protein-dependent transport systems inner membrane component~PFAM: binding-protein-dependent transport systems inner membrane component~SPTR: A3DL75 Binding-protein-dependent transport systems inner membrane component~PFAM: Binding-protein-dependent transport system inner membrane component), giving the protein MRKFNLLVKLYRDIVNLAKRSIKFRVGIAIIIPIIVIAIFSSYIAPYPDEGMGLVTEEARSRVGLPPCLPFSCTSIKHLLGTDDMGRDLLSRIIMGTPTALLQTTIVIVVSVFLGLFLGIIAGFYGRAIEILLSYIIELFLVVPSILLAAAFITIIGRGLISVILALILSWWSWYARLTYVIVRQVRELEFVVLSKLFGYPKSYIVLRHIFPNVAPTILVQAVSDAGSVLIEIASINFLIGASSVSSIDFPDWGLIIGYGIRYIRSYWWISFFPGLFISLLAIGLIFIGDSISENYSPLIRRRWRLWF
- a CDS encoding binding-protein-dependent transport systems inner membrane component (COGs: COG0601 ABC-type dipeptide/oligopeptide/nickel transport systems permease components~InterPro IPR000515~KEGG: smr:Smar_0273 binding-protein-dependent transport systems inner membrane component~PFAM: binding-protein-dependent transport systems inner membrane component~SPTR: A3DL76 Binding-protein-dependent transport systems inner membrane component~PFAM: Binding-protein-dependent transport system inner membrane component), yielding MLISLNYILKRLALSLSIIIGILVVTYILIYIAPGNPAYVWAGRPRGLKAEEAIENAVKELGLDKPLWMQIAIHITRFFAGDWGVSIRFKQPVVIVIARNLMATLELLFFGFLFAIPLSLILGIYSALYRDSYVGESLYTFMCITLSIPRFWIAIIFFLILQNFNINVFGRISPSYSIEINTITSFYTIDSLLAGRLDIFLDVLRRLIPPAIVIALYPASLIGRIIRYNLSERLNDEYVKQAISYGISRRIILFKYALRGVLPSIIQMTGMIFAYTIIDAATVESIFGREGIGSAIVKAIPYNDYPLIIGMMSVVTIVFIVVNTISDIVQAIIDPRVRL